DNA from Lentilitoribacter sp. Alg239-R112:
CCAGGGAGGCTGGATGAGCCTCCCTGAATATTCACTTTTCGAAAATGTTTGAATTGAAGTTACCTTAGGCTTCACCACAAGATGAGCGTGTTGCTTTTCTCGAGGGGCTTTTTGTGTCTTCCGTCAACTAAGCTTTTGTCTTCAAGCATTTTCAAAAATTGAATTGTCGCAAAGCCCTATTATTTTGAGCAACGGCATTCGGGAGGGAATGAAGTGGGAACTATGAAAATACATATTTGCGTAGTTATGGTGATGCCAAATGAAACATAAAACGTTTTTTTGGTTCATCCTGCCGACAGCACTTGCAATGGTTCTTTTCATTGCGATGCCTATCGTATCGATTGTTACACAATCACTTTTCACGCCTCATGAACAGGCATTTATGACTGTTGAAAATTGTGATCCGTTTGGCTGTAAGAAAGAGACAATTATTGATACGAAAGCGATGGCGCAACTTAACGAAGAAAAACCGCTTGGTAAGTTTGCTGGCCTATCGATTTATCTTGATCGCAACCACCTAGCGGCAAGTGAAGTGACTAACGCTTGGAGCAGTACCGATAGTTTTGGTGAATTCCTTTCTGCCGTTAATAATCTGCCCTTTTATAGAGCTATGGGTTTTACGCTGAGTTATACATTCATCGTAACCCCCCTTCTTATTGTTCTTGGCTTTGCAATCGCAATTGCAGTTAATTCGCTACATGGCTCTATTAAAGGATTAATCATCTTTTTCTCTTTGTTACCCATGATCATTAATCCTCTTGTAGGTTCACTTATTTTATTTTGGATGGTCGATGCACGCGGTATTTTTGGTTCTGCATTGCAATGGTTGTTTGACGACCCAACTCTCTCGCTTAAGGCATCGACAACGCTGACATGGATCATGCTCATGGTCTACGGTGTGTGGCACTCAGCACCATTCGCCTTTGTTGTTTTTTACGCTGGTTTGCAGACCTTGCCACAGGATACGCTTGAATCAGCAATGATTGACGGCGCTTCAAGGTGGGAACGCATCCGCTATGTTGTTATTCCGCATATTATGCCACTCGTCACATTTGTTGCGCTTATTCAATTAATGGATAACTTCAAGGTATTCGAACCTATTGTTGGGTTTAATGCAGAGGCGCACGCTCAATCATTATCATGGTTTATTTATAATGATCTAAGTGGGGAGATCAAACTGCTCTCCTCTGCATCAACAACGTCAGTTTTGACTGTCATCGGCGTTGCTATCTTGCTTTCACCTGTCCTTGTCCGCACTTGGCGCGACTTTACGAGAAAGGCTTGAATCCATGTCTTCAGTTGCAATGCGCAGATCACCAACAGTAAAGTTTTTCTCCTATGGCTTTCTTGCCATTTGGTTAGTCCTAGCTGCATTTCCATTCATTTGGACGCTTTGGGGTTCATTTAAATTTGAGCTAGACTTCTTCTCTATCTCTGATTGGACCGATGCCATAACGGGTACGAGAACGTTTGCCGAAACCGGTAGTGCTTTCACGGGTGCTGGCTATGAAGGGGCCTGGGTACAAGAGGAGTTTTGGAGAGCAGTTCTCAATACATTCATCGTTTGCTTTTTTACCGTCATAACGTCTCTTACTATTGGAACACTTGGCGGTTACGCGCTTTCCCGTTCGACATTTAAATATGCGTTTTGGCTTCTTATGATCGCGCTCATTTTTCGTGCTGTGCCACCAATTACACTTGTTTCCGGTTATCTATTACCGTTTTATGAATGGAACCTTTGGGGCATATTACCAACCTCAATCATTGTATTGGTGGCAATCAATCAACCCTTCACCTTGTGGATGTTACATTCATTCTTCACCAAAATCCCAAAAGATCTTGATGAAAGCGCCATGGTTGACGGTTGCACAAGGTTCCAAGCTTTCCGCTATGTCATCATACCTGTCATGTGGCCGGGTGTTATCACAACCGGATTATTTTCATTTTTGTTGGCCTATAATGACTTCGCTGTCACAGCCATGCTTCTTGCAAAAGAAAATCAAACCATGGTTCCAAAAATTGCGAGCTTCCTAGGTACAACGCAAACCGAGGGGAATGTGATGTTTGCCGTTGCTGCGGTGGTATCTGCTACTGTGCCGGTATTCATTCTTGTCATGTTCTTCCAACGTCAAATTGTTAGTGGTCTGACCGCTGGCGCAGTTAAAGGTTAATTCAATGGCCAATATTAGTTTGAAAAAAGTCAACAAGCGCTGGGGCAATTTTGTCGGAGTGCATGAATTTAATCTTGAAATTGCAGACAAAGAGTTTCTAGTGTTGCTCGGCCCGTCTGGCTGCGGCAAGACAACAACGATGCGAATGATTGCTGGGCTTGAAGATGTGACATCTGGAGAGATCCAAATCGGAGATAAAGTTGTCAACGATCTTGAACCAAAAGACAGAGATATTGCCATGGTATTCCAAAGTTATGGCCTATATCCGAACATGACGGTTTGGGAAAATATACGTTTCCCGCTCAAAGTTCGTAAAGTTGATCCTGCAATGCATGAGGAGCGCGTTCAACGCGCCGTTGACATGGTGGAACTAAATGACTTCACGCATCGTCGTCCCGCAGAATTGTCAGGCGGCCAGCGCCAGCGGGTGGCACTTGCGCGGGCTATCGTTCGCAAACCACAAGTATTTTTGATGGATGAGCCGTTATCCAACCTTGATGCTAAGTTGCGCGTTTCAACACGCGCTCAAATCAAAAACCTGCATCACGAGCTTGCTGTTACAACAATTTATGTAACGCATGATCAGATCGAAGCAATGACTTTGGCGGACCGCGTTGTGGTGATGAATAAGGGTAAAGTTCAGCAGGTCGGCACACCGGTAGATATTTATGACAAGCCACAAAATACATTTGTTGCTAGCTTCATTGGTTCACCTGCGATGAACTTGATTGAGGGTGAACTTAAAGACGGTACATTTACGACAAGTAACGTAAAGATTTCCGGCTTAACAAAAAAGCATAACGGCAAAATCACTCTTGGCTATCGTGCGGAAGACGCCGGCATAGCGGATGTTAGTAGCTCGATAAGTGCACCAGTTTACTCCATGGAATTACTCGGTGATGCCACCATGGTAACAGTTCGAATTAACGGCGTTTTGCTATCGGTCAAAGCTGGAAAAGAGTACCGAGCAAACATCGGTGATCATGTGCACTACACGATTGCGCCAGAAATCTGCCATTTGTTTGATAGCGAAACTGGTGAACGAGTTGCCGATAGCTGATGGGAAAATATGAGAATATGACGTCTCACCTTCAAAATAAACTGACTTATAAAGCTTATTTAGATGCTTTTAAATACCCTGATGATGAGGGTTATCTCAGCGCTGTCGAATGCATATTTGCAGAAAATGCCAATATCAATATTGTCCACCCATTCAATGATATGTCTGGCCCAAATGCCTATTACGAACGTTTCCTAAAACCGTTGATGGATGCCTTTGAAGGGCTGTATCGCACAGATTATATTCTGATGGCAGGTTCGTATGAAAGTGATGATTGGGTGTCCTCTACTGGATACTATGCAGGGCATTTCCGGAACAATTGGCTTGGCATTAAAGCCAGTGATCGCCTCACTTATCTACGGGTCGGTGAGTTTCATAAGATG
Protein-coding regions in this window:
- a CDS encoding sugar ABC transporter permease yields the protein MKHKTFFWFILPTALAMVLFIAMPIVSIVTQSLFTPHEQAFMTVENCDPFGCKKETIIDTKAMAQLNEEKPLGKFAGLSIYLDRNHLAASEVTNAWSSTDSFGEFLSAVNNLPFYRAMGFTLSYTFIVTPLLIVLGFAIAIAVNSLHGSIKGLIIFFSLLPMIINPLVGSLILFWMVDARGIFGSALQWLFDDPTLSLKASTTLTWIMLMVYGVWHSAPFAFVVFYAGLQTLPQDTLESAMIDGASRWERIRYVVIPHIMPLVTFVALIQLMDNFKVFEPIVGFNAEAHAQSLSWFIYNDLSGEIKLLSSASTTSVLTVIGVAILLSPVLVRTWRDFTRKA
- a CDS encoding carbohydrate ABC transporter permease, with the protein product MSSVAMRRSPTVKFFSYGFLAIWLVLAAFPFIWTLWGSFKFELDFFSISDWTDAITGTRTFAETGSAFTGAGYEGAWVQEEFWRAVLNTFIVCFFTVITSLTIGTLGGYALSRSTFKYAFWLLMIALIFRAVPPITLVSGYLLPFYEWNLWGILPTSIIVLVAINQPFTLWMLHSFFTKIPKDLDESAMVDGCTRFQAFRYVIIPVMWPGVITTGLFSFLLAYNDFAVTAMLLAKENQTMVPKIASFLGTTQTEGNVMFAVAAVVSATVPVFILVMFFQRQIVSGLTAGAVKG
- the ugpC gene encoding sn-glycerol-3-phosphate ABC transporter ATP-binding protein UgpC; amino-acid sequence: MANISLKKVNKRWGNFVGVHEFNLEIADKEFLVLLGPSGCGKTTTMRMIAGLEDVTSGEIQIGDKVVNDLEPKDRDIAMVFQSYGLYPNMTVWENIRFPLKVRKVDPAMHEERVQRAVDMVELNDFTHRRPAELSGGQRQRVALARAIVRKPQVFLMDEPLSNLDAKLRVSTRAQIKNLHHELAVTTIYVTHDQIEAMTLADRVVVMNKGKVQQVGTPVDIYDKPQNTFVASFIGSPAMNLIEGELKDGTFTTSNVKISGLTKKHNGKITLGYRAEDAGIADVSSSISAPVYSMELLGDATMVTVRINGVLLSVKAGKEYRANIGDHVHYTIAPEICHLFDSETGERVADS